The Cucumis melo cultivar AY chromosome 5, USDA_Cmelo_AY_1.0, whole genome shotgun sequence genome has a segment encoding these proteins:
- the LOC103492663 gene encoding glycosyltransferase BC10-like — protein MKTGQKWQLDMGDMKILPGPRPRTTKRPLWIIILVSMVSVFLICAYIYPPSGTAACYIFSSKGCKVITDWLPPVPAREYSDAEIASRIVIREILNTPFVTANTPKIAFLFLTPGSLPFEKLWDKFFHGHEGKFSVYVHASKEKPVHVSRYFAGRETHSNEVIWGKISMVDAERRLLANALHDPDNQHFVLLSDSCVPLHNFDYIYQYLINTNISYVDCFNDPGPHGNGRYSEHMLPEIEMKDFRKGAQWFSMKRQHALIVVADNLYYSKFRDYCKPGVEGHNCIADEHYLPTFFHMTDPGGIANWSITHVDWSERKWHPKSYGAQDVTYELLQNITSIDVSVHVTSDERKEVQRWPCLWNGVQRPCYLFARKFYPEALNNLLNLFSNYSSISA, from the exons ATGAAGACAGGTCAAAAGTGGCAATTAGACATGGGCGATATGAAAATTTTGCCTGGTCCTCGGCCTCGTACTACCAAGAGGCCGTTGTGGATTATTATCTTGGTTTCAATGGTTAGCGTGTTCCTAATATGTGCCTATATCTATCCTCCTAGTGGCACAGCTGCCTGTTACATATTTTCTTCCAAGGGCTGCAAGGTTATTACTGACTGGCTCCCACCCGTACCTGCAAGGGAATATAGTGATGCTGAGATCGCATCACGTATTGTTATTAGAGAAATTTTGAACACACCATTTGTTACAGCAAATACACCCAAAATTGCATTCTTATTCTTGACTCCTGGTTCCCTTCCTTTTGAGAAGCTATGGGATAAGTTCTTTCAT GGCCATGAAGGGAAATTCTCTGTTTATGTCCATGCGTCTAAAGAAAAGCCAGTGCATGTTAGCCGTTACTTTGCTGGTCGAGAAACTCATAGCAATGAG GTCATTTGGGGTAAAATTTCCATGGTCGACGCTGAGAGACGATTGTTAGCAAATGCTCTCCACGATCCTGATAATCAGCACTTTGTTTTACTTTCTGATAG TTGTGTACCATTGCACAATTTTGATTATATTTACCAGTATTTGATCAATACGAATATCAGCTATGTGGATTG CTTTAACGATCCTGGTCCACATGGAAACGGGAGATATTCAGAGCACATGTTACCTGAAATTGAGATGAAAGACTTCAGAAAAGGTGCTCAG TGGTTCTCAATGAAGCGACAACACGCTTTGATTGTTGTGGCCGACAATCTTTACTACTCAAAATTTCGAGATTATTGCAAG CCAGGTGTGGAGGGACACAATTGCATTGCAGATGAGCATTACTTGCCCACATTTTTCCAT ATGACAGATCCTGGAGGGATAGCAAACTGGTCAATTACTCACGTTGATTGGTCTGAACGAAAGTGGCATCCAAAATCGTATGGTGCTCAAGATGTTACCTATGAACTTTTGCAAAATATCACG TCGATCGATGTTAGCGTACATGTTACGAGTGACGAGAGG AAGGAAGTGCAAAGATGGCCATGTTTGTGGAATGGTGTACAGAGGCCATGTTACTTATTTGCAAGAAAGTTCTATCCTGAGGCTCTAAATAACCTTCTGAATCTTTTCTCCAACTACTCTTCCATTTCAGCCTAA